In Halovivax gelatinilyticus, the following are encoded in one genomic region:
- a CDS encoding AbrB/MazE/SpoVT family DNA-binding domain-containing protein, whose translation MTSEDPPMETTVSDRGMVAIPASLRRRLDIEAGDKIRWDVDEDGTLSVEVVRQRYGAFEDDDLKAAMGGDGPET comes from the coding sequence ATGACGTCCGAAGATCCGCCCATGGAAACGACAGTCAGTGATCGGGGAATGGTAGCGATCCCGGCATCCCTTCGCCGACGACTGGACATCGAAGCCGGGGACAAGATCCGATGGGACGTCGACGAGGACGGGACGCTCTCCGTCGAGGTCGTTCGCCAGCGCTACGGCGCGTTCGAAGACGACGACCTGAAGGCCGCGATGGGCGGCGACGGTCCCGAAACGTAG
- a CDS encoding MaoC family dehydratase, translating into MPEYYEDISIGDTREFGERTVTKDEIVEFAEKYDPQPIHVDESAAEATMFGGLIASGWHTAAICMRLFVDHMADETWVGARGVDELRWIRPVRPGDTLSLSVEVVEKRPDESNPEVGRVHTRLTATNQRDEAVISWIGLGMVRRRESA; encoded by the coding sequence ATGCCCGAGTACTACGAGGATATCTCGATCGGCGACACGAGAGAGTTCGGCGAGCGAACGGTCACCAAGGACGAGATCGTCGAGTTCGCGGAGAAGTACGATCCGCAGCCGATCCACGTCGACGAGTCGGCGGCCGAAGCGACCATGTTCGGCGGGCTGATCGCCAGCGGTTGGCACACGGCCGCGATCTGTATGCGCCTGTTCGTCGATCACATGGCCGACGAGACGTGGGTCGGCGCCCGCGGCGTCGACGAGCTTCGGTGGATTCGGCCGGTCCGTCCCGGCGATACGCTCTCGCTCTCCGTCGAGGTCGTCGAGAAGCGACCCGACGAGTCGAATCCCGAGGTCGGGCGGGTCCACACCCGTTTGACGGCGACGAACCAGCGAGACGAAGCCGTCATCTCGTGGATCGGCCTCGGAATGGTGAGACGTCGAGAGTCGGCGTAG
- a CDS encoding cation:proton antiporter, whose translation MTEIALAADFAIIVVVATVVGIIARQLNQPTIIAYIATGVILGPVVFGVVSHDDPLVEVMAELGLGFLLFLLGMKMRFSDIQDILRPITNVAIGQTVLQTALAFLVAWWLGFEQTEVLVIALATVFGATPVIVKVLTDKDEITSLPGKIDVGVLIVQDIYLVIILALFAADTLDGGAEIASTLGVIFVMMAFIAIFSIASSRYILPRLFRQIANNKDVFLIVAIAWAFLFIAIAEGFDLSVEVGAFLAGISLAQLPYSKELEDRVTPITDFFILIFFASIGLQIEGVSSLFAYWQEALIASAVLMVGNFWIMFYLIDREGFDVETSFLGSINMVQVSEFSLVVGGLALAQGHIDADVLGYLTLMALLTMSISTYIITYNRRIFSIVEPWFDRFTSDAAVDAGVDAYEDHVVAIGFDEVTQYALPVLESEYDEVVVVDRRNEAVEAIEAAERYDFVFGDVRHTEVRKAVNLSAARFVLSSTVEPDVNRAILDELDEETVAFVEAEYIDDARDLYERGADYVIMSTYLAAEQLSYYLETYVDDRDAFEEAIEGDLRRIERGGSPDAAEDREPFIEDGGADDG comes from the coding sequence ATGACCGAAATAGCCCTCGCCGCCGATTTTGCCATCATCGTCGTCGTGGCGACGGTCGTCGGCATTATTGCACGGCAGTTAAACCAGCCGACGATCATCGCCTACATCGCGACCGGCGTTATTCTGGGCCCGGTCGTCTTCGGCGTCGTCAGCCACGACGATCCGCTGGTCGAGGTGATGGCCGAACTCGGACTGGGCTTTCTCCTGTTCTTGCTCGGGATGAAGATGCGGTTTTCGGACATTCAGGACATCCTTCGACCAATCACGAACGTCGCGATCGGTCAGACCGTTCTCCAGACGGCACTCGCGTTCCTGGTCGCCTGGTGGTTGGGATTCGAACAGACCGAAGTGCTCGTGATCGCGCTCGCGACCGTCTTCGGGGCGACGCCGGTGATCGTGAAGGTGCTTACCGACAAGGACGAGATTACCTCACTCCCGGGAAAGATCGACGTCGGCGTCCTCATCGTCCAGGACATCTACCTCGTGATCATCCTCGCGCTGTTCGCGGCGGACACGCTCGATGGCGGTGCCGAGATCGCGAGCACGCTCGGTGTCATCTTCGTCATGATGGCCTTTATCGCCATCTTCTCGATCGCCTCGTCTCGGTATATCCTCCCGCGGCTCTTTCGACAGATTGCGAACAACAAAGACGTCTTTCTGATCGTCGCCATCGCGTGGGCGTTCCTCTTTATCGCCATCGCCGAAGGGTTCGACCTCTCCGTCGAGGTCGGTGCGTTCCTCGCGGGTATCAGTCTCGCACAGCTCCCATACAGCAAAGAGCTCGAAGATCGGGTCACCCCGATCACCGATTTCTTCATCCTGATCTTCTTCGCCAGCATCGGCCTCCAGATAGAGGGCGTTTCCAGCCTCTTCGCCTACTGGCAGGAGGCGCTCATCGCCTCGGCCGTGCTCATGGTCGGTAACTTCTGGATCATGTTTTACCTCATCGACCGCGAGGGCTTCGACGTCGAAACGTCGTTTCTCGGCTCGATCAACATGGTCCAGGTGAGCGAGTTCTCGCTCGTGGTCGGCGGGCTCGCGCTGGCGCAAGGGCACATCGACGCCGACGTCCTCGGCTACCTCACGCTCATGGCCCTGTTGACGATGAGCATATCGACGTACATCATCACCTACAACCGGCGCATCTTCTCGATCGTCGAGCCGTGGTTCGATCGGTTCACGAGCGACGCGGCCGTCGACGCGGGAGTCGATGCGTACGAAGATCACGTGGTCGCGATCGGCTTCGACGAGGTAACCCAGTACGCACTCCCAGTACTCGAATCCGAGTACGACGAGGTTGTCGTCGTCGACCGTCGCAACGAAGCGGTCGAAGCGATCGAGGCCGCCGAACGCTACGACTTCGTCTTCGGCGACGTCCGCCACACCGAAGTTCGAAAGGCAGTCAACCTCTCGGCCGCTCGCTTCGTCCTCAGTTCGACCGTCGAACCGGACGTCAATCGAGCGATCCTCGACGAACTCGACGAAGAGACCGTCGCGTTCGTCGAGGCCGAGTACATCGATGACGCTCGCGACCTCTACGAGCGAGGCGCCGACTACGTGATAATGAGTACCTACCTCGCCGCCGAACAGCTCAGTTACTACCTCGAGACGTACGTCGACGATCGAGACGCGTTCGAGGAAGCGATCGAAGGCGATCTCCGACGGATCGAGCGCGGTGGGTCACCCGACGCGGCCGAGGATCGCGAACCGTTCATCGAAGACGGAGGTGCGGACGATGGCTGA
- a CDS encoding cation:proton antiporter — MAEDVVVTLAIVFVTAGLLSLVANHFGLPPIPFYVIAGLLTGRFVDDPDVIQLALWGIAFLVFVFGIRVDFAAIRSVLRDGEVAAISQLLVVGPLAFVIGYGLSIVFGFSEPVLNGVFFAVAATLSSTIVGGGLLEREIRDNLVHGRLASSIHFFDDLVAVGVLLILSADAFTAELVTSKIGYGVAFLVAALLIYRHGFPLLLRLTGDSDELVLMSSISILIAFIAAAEFVGISIVVGAFAAGIAVRADDARTLGVRNGIESIRDFFVAIFFVTVGALVSVPTVETLVLSGILCVLVLTVNPLVMVLAFIYEGYDARTSFLTATSLNQVSELALVVAIQAIVLEHLSIATAMFDAIILAAAVTMILTAVTRKHEQWLYATIVERLARYRRTTKIDDRSEVRDELTDHVVIVGYGRHGRLLVDACEEHDVGYAVIENDPARWDELRTECRNYVLGDAMSAYPWEVARLEDAALVISTVDHRPVSEAVLDVVPHGSGEGGKHLDRIAEPGPSTDVILRAETAGEARELLEQGATFVNVPSVLAGDQLVEVIGVILAEETDRETIREAHQETLTTLERYGFGSRIAE; from the coding sequence ATGGCTGAGGACGTCGTCGTCACGCTCGCGATCGTGTTCGTGACGGCCGGCCTCCTCTCGCTGGTCGCGAACCACTTCGGCCTCCCGCCCATTCCCTTCTACGTCATCGCCGGGTTGCTGACCGGACGATTCGTCGACGACCCGGACGTTATACAACTCGCGCTCTGGGGCATCGCCTTCCTGGTGTTCGTCTTCGGCATCCGGGTCGATTTCGCGGCGATTCGATCCGTTCTCCGCGACGGCGAAGTAGCGGCGATCTCCCAGCTGCTCGTCGTGGGACCGCTCGCGTTCGTCATCGGCTACGGTCTCTCGATCGTGTTCGGCTTTAGCGAACCGGTGTTGAACGGCGTGTTCTTCGCCGTCGCGGCGACGCTTAGTTCGACCATCGTCGGCGGCGGCTTGCTCGAACGCGAGATACGTGACAACCTCGTCCATGGCCGACTGGCATCCTCGATCCACTTCTTCGACGATCTCGTCGCCGTCGGCGTCCTGTTGATCCTCTCGGCCGACGCGTTCACCGCCGAGCTGGTGACGTCGAAGATCGGCTACGGCGTGGCCTTTCTCGTCGCCGCGTTACTCATCTACCGCCACGGCTTCCCGCTACTGCTTCGGCTCACCGGTGACAGCGACGAACTCGTCTTGATGTCGAGTATCTCGATCCTAATCGCCTTCATCGCCGCGGCCGAGTTCGTCGGCATCTCGATCGTCGTCGGCGCGTTCGCCGCCGGAATCGCCGTCCGCGCCGACGACGCCCGAACGCTCGGCGTCCGGAACGGGATCGAATCGATCCGGGACTTCTTCGTCGCCATCTTCTTCGTCACGGTGGGGGCGCTGGTCTCGGTTCCGACAGTCGAGACGCTCGTCCTCTCCGGCATACTCTGCGTGCTCGTCCTCACGGTCAACCCGCTCGTGATGGTGCTCGCGTTTATCTACGAGGGCTACGACGCCAGGACGTCGTTCCTCACGGCGACGAGCCTGAACCAGGTGAGCGAACTCGCGCTCGTGGTCGCCATCCAGGCGATCGTCTTAGAACACCTCTCCATCGCGACGGCGATGTTCGACGCGATCATCCTCGCGGCGGCGGTGACGATGATCCTCACCGCGGTCACCCGCAAACACGAACAGTGGCTCTACGCGACGATCGTCGAACGGCTCGCTCGATACCGTCGAACGACGAAGATCGACGACCGGAGCGAGGTCCGCGATGAACTCACAGATCACGTCGTCATCGTCGGCTACGGCCGACACGGCCGGCTGCTCGTCGACGCCTGCGAAGAACACGACGTCGGCTACGCGGTGATAGAGAACGATCCCGCCCGGTGGGACGAGCTGCGGACGGAGTGTCGAAACTACGTCCTCGGCGACGCGATGTCCGCGTACCCATGGGAGGTCGCCCGACTCGAAGACGCCGCGCTGGTGATCTCGACGGTGGATCACCGACCCGTCTCGGAGGCGGTTCTCGACGTCGTTCCCCACGGGAGCGGTGAAGGCGGAAAACACCTCGATCGGATCGCCGAACCGGGGCCAAGTACTGACGTGATCCTTCGAGCAGAGACCGCCGGCGAGGCGCGCGAGTTGCTCGAACAGGGAGCCACGTTCGTCAACGTGCCGAGCGTCCTCGCCGGCGATCAGCTCGTCGAGGTGATCGGCGTCATCCTCGCCGAGGAGACGGACCGAGAAACGATTCGGGAGGCCCACCAGGAGACGCTCACGACGCTCGAACGCTACGGATTCGGGTCACGAATCGCGGAGTGA
- a CDS encoding cation:proton antiporter codes for MVTDAALSVDLAIILLSATLVGFIAKQSGQPTIIAYILTGVLLGPAVLGIVGVSELTETMSELGLAFLLFLLGIKMRLDEIRHILVPIVKISIPQMAAVAIVGIGLSLALGFGLTAAIIIGLAVMYSSTAVVIKMLTDKDEATALHGKIDVGILLMQDIVVVIILAVLAAGQPDDLTEVATTLAVVLVLVAVITVVAIAASQYVLPTVFRRIADNKDVFFLVAISWAFLFVLVSDQINVLLSPLGIEAYLSIEMGAFLAGLAIAQLPYSKELQDRVNPITDLFVMIFFVSVALDLEANELLAHWDKAIIATLVLMPAKFLIFFALVRWQGFTVETTFLSSIGMIQISEFGIIVGVSALAGGFIDVEVLGFLTLLALLTMGISVYFIEFNHRLYERLEPSLARWDTGSSFAGAKREYADHAVVIGYDGVTRNALAVLAEHYEDVVVVDRTVEHIDALEAEGYDVIYGDFNNATIRKDAALKRANLVLSSSVQTEVNKALLREVTDEATVIVEAEGTEAARELYARGAHCVVTSAEFAGDRLAAYVEAYLEDGETFERAIEADLELLRSTDPFPEIPDGVRGDLDD; via the coding sequence ATGGTTACCGACGCCGCACTCTCCGTCGATCTCGCTATCATCCTCCTGAGTGCGACGCTCGTCGGGTTCATCGCGAAGCAATCGGGGCAGCCGACGATCATCGCCTACATCCTCACCGGCGTGCTGCTGGGGCCGGCCGTTCTGGGCATCGTCGGAGTGAGCGAACTCACCGAAACGATGTCCGAACTCGGTCTCGCGTTCTTGTTGTTCCTCCTCGGCATCAAGATGCGGCTGGACGAGATCCGCCACATTCTCGTTCCGATCGTCAAGATATCGATTCCGCAGATGGCGGCGGTTGCGATCGTCGGGATCGGCCTCTCGCTGGCGCTCGGGTTCGGGCTCACCGCGGCGATAATCATCGGGCTGGCGGTGATGTACAGCTCGACCGCGGTCGTCATCAAGATGCTCACCGACAAGGACGAGGCGACCGCGTTACACGGCAAGATAGACGTGGGGATCCTGCTGATGCAGGACATCGTCGTCGTCATCATCCTGGCCGTACTGGCTGCCGGTCAGCCGGACGATCTAACGGAGGTGGCGACGACGCTGGCGGTCGTCCTCGTCCTGGTCGCGGTGATCACCGTCGTGGCGATCGCCGCCTCGCAGTACGTCTTACCTACCGTATTCCGCCGAATCGCGGACAACAAAGACGTGTTCTTCCTCGTGGCGATCTCCTGGGCATTTCTCTTCGTCCTCGTCTCCGATCAGATCAACGTCTTGCTCTCTCCGCTCGGAATCGAAGCGTACCTCTCGATCGAGATGGGGGCGTTCCTCGCCGGGCTGGCCATCGCCCAGCTTCCGTACAGTAAAGAGTTACAAGATCGCGTCAACCCGATAACCGACCTGTTCGTGATGATCTTCTTCGTCTCGGTGGCGCTCGATCTCGAGGCGAACGAACTACTCGCCCACTGGGACAAGGCGATCATCGCGACGCTCGTGCTGATGCCCGCGAAGTTCCTCATCTTCTTCGCGCTCGTCCGGTGGCAGGGTTTCACCGTCGAAACGACGTTCCTGAGCAGTATCGGGATGATCCAGATCAGCGAGTTCGGGATCATCGTCGGGGTGTCCGCGCTGGCGGGCGGGTTCATCGACGTCGAGGTGCTCGGCTTTCTGACGCTGCTCGCGCTGCTCACGATGGGGATCTCGGTCTACTTCATCGAATTCAACCACCGACTCTACGAGCGACTGGAACCGTCGCTCGCACGGTGGGACACCGGGAGTTCGTTCGCCGGGGCGAAACGAGAGTACGCCGATCACGCGGTCGTCATCGGCTACGACGGCGTGACCAGAAACGCACTCGCCGTCCTCGCCGAACACTACGAGGACGTCGTGGTCGTCGATCGGACGGTCGAACACATCGACGCGCTCGAAGCCGAGGGATACGACGTTATATACGGCGATTTCAACAACGCCACGATCCGAAAGGACGCGGCGTTGAAGCGAGCGAATCTGGTCCTCTCGTCGTCCGTGCAAACGGAGGTCAACAAGGCCCTGTTGCGCGAGGTCACGGACGAGGCGACGGTCATCGTCGAGGCGGAGGGAACCGAGGCTGCGCGCGAACTGTACGCCCGTGGCGCCCACTGCGTCGTGACCAGCGCGGAGTTCGCCGGAGATCGACTCGCCGCGTACGTCGAGGCGTACCTCGAAGACGGGGAGACGTTCGAGCGCGCGATCGAAGCCGACCTCGAGTTGCTACGGTCGACGGATCCGTTCCCAGAAATTCCGGACGGGGTCCGAGGTGATCTCGATGACTGA
- a CDS encoding cation:proton antiporter, producing the protein MTDLLTAVAIIFIIAGPFLLVGNRLELPTIPLLIVAGIIAGLFIDVPELLELAQYGIALLVFTFGVRIQFSTVRTVLADSELAALGQVLVVGSLGVGFGMAIGVPAEEALYLGVAGALSSTIVGTALFEREIRRGLVRGRLAESIHLVQDLLAIGFLLVLGAGTLEADPIATQLGYGLTMLVVAALINRHLFDMMGRLASDSDELMIVGVVSMLVLFIGASELAGIPFVVGAFAAGLAVRHDPVEYLGLFNGLQSIRDFFVAIFFVTIGALIALPVVDITWAATGEKLLIAAGLVFLTAVVKPAVTIAILLYKGYERRSATLASLSLDQVSEFALIIAIEAFLLGYLTDAYFDAIIFAAAVTMITSSLTQRYDEQLYRFLRDRGLLSEAHGKIDELSDVPADRTDHVVVVGYGRHGRRVVEACESADQPYVVIENDPVRYDEVRMECEAYVFGDAMERYTWTKANVADATVIVSTVDSEPVSMRQLRLDFGGDVILRARDSATALDLLDDGARYVIVSDLLAGRQLVEQLDALLTGEVTPEEFRTRQIDQLRRAPVES; encoded by the coding sequence ATGACTGACCTGCTCACCGCCGTCGCGATCATCTTCATCATAGCTGGACCGTTCTTGCTCGTCGGAAACCGACTCGAACTGCCGACGATCCCGCTCCTGATCGTCGCTGGCATCATCGCTGGACTGTTCATCGACGTGCCCGAGTTGCTGGAACTCGCACAGTACGGGATCGCGTTGCTCGTGTTCACGTTCGGCGTTCGCATCCAGTTTTCGACCGTGCGAACGGTGCTCGCAGACAGCGAACTCGCCGCACTCGGGCAGGTTCTCGTCGTGGGCTCTCTTGGCGTCGGGTTCGGGATGGCGATCGGGGTTCCGGCTGAGGAGGCGCTCTATCTGGGCGTCGCTGGCGCACTCTCCTCGACGATCGTCGGCACCGCGCTGTTCGAACGTGAGATCAGACGCGGACTGGTTCGCGGCCGATTGGCCGAATCGATCCACCTGGTACAGGACCTTCTGGCGATCGGGTTCTTGCTCGTTCTCGGTGCCGGGACGCTCGAAGCCGATCCGATCGCCACCCAGCTGGGGTACGGCCTCACGATGCTCGTCGTCGCCGCGCTCATCAACCGCCACCTCTTCGATATGATGGGACGACTCGCCAGCGATTCGGACGAACTCATGATCGTCGGTGTCGTCTCGATGCTGGTGCTTTTCATCGGCGCCTCGGAGCTCGCCGGCATTCCGTTCGTCGTCGGGGCGTTCGCCGCAGGCCTCGCCGTCCGGCACGATCCGGTCGAGTACCTCGGCCTGTTCAACGGGCTACAGTCGATCAGGGACTTCTTCGTCGCCATCTTCTTCGTGACGATCGGGGCGCTCATCGCCCTCCCGGTCGTCGACATCACCTGGGCGGCGACCGGTGAGAAGCTCCTCATCGCAGCCGGACTGGTGTTTCTCACCGCGGTCGTGAAACCGGCGGTCACGATCGCCATCCTGCTGTACAAGGGCTACGAGCGACGGTCCGCGACGTTGGCCAGCCTCAGTCTGGACCAGGTGAGCGAGTTCGCGCTCATCATCGCGATCGAAGCGTTCCTGCTCGGCTATCTCACGGACGCGTACTTCGACGCGATCATCTTCGCCGCAGCGGTGACGATGATCACCTCGAGTCTCACCCAGCGCTACGACGAACAACTCTATCGGTTCCTTCGGGATCGCGGTCTGCTCAGTGAAGCCCACGGGAAGATTGACGAACTGAGTGACGTGCCGGCCGATCGGACCGACCACGTCGTCGTCGTTGGGTACGGTCGCCACGGACGTCGAGTGGTCGAAGCGTGCGAATCGGCGGATCAGCCCTACGTCGTCATCGAGAACGATCCGGTACGCTACGACGAGGTTCGAATGGAGTGTGAGGCCTACGTCTTCGGCGACGCGATGGAGCGCTACACCTGGACGAAGGCCAACGTCGCGGACGCGACCGTCATCGTCTCGACGGTGGACTCCGAACCGGTTTCGATGCGACAGCTGCGACTGGACTTCGGCGGTGACGTGATCCTGCGCGCGAGGGATTCGGCAACCGCACTCGACCTGCTCGATGACGGCGCGCGCTACGTCATCGTCTCCGATCTCCTCGCTGGCCGGCAGCTGGTCGAACAGTTAGACGCCCTGTTGACCGGAGAGGTGACACCGGAGGAATTCCGAACTCGCCAGATCGATCAGCTCCGCCGAGCCCCTGTAGAATCGTAA
- a CDS encoding amino acid permease, with protein sequence MSDEELAKDLGLVSALTIGIGTMIGAGIFVLPGVAAQEAGPVVVISFVIGGLIAMVNALAVSELGTAMPKAGGGYYYINRGLGPAAGSISGLGDWMGLAFASAFYCIGFGGYLTGMLEGTMFAFPTLDFVLFSVTDIQIGALIAGILFVGVNYIGAKETGGIQTVIVTLLLLILTVFAAAGLFQFEWSTLMTDGPAPLGYGEILPATALVFVSFLGYAKIATVAEELKNPGRNLPIAVIGSVAIVTVIYAVLVGLMVGIVPWDTLSDETPVSQVAEHSFAGIPVLEVVGVGTISLAALLATASSANASILSSARINFAMGRDKLVSDELNEIHPRYATPYRSIALTGALIILFIVALGQSLEILASAASVLHLIVYALMNLALIAFREADVPEYDPDFHVPFYPITPIVGATLSLGLIYFMDFEVIALSFAFVVGSLAWYWFYAREHTTVQGVLSEHVLERADEMPDAAVTAVEKASPEVAGPHRVMVPLSNPRTEETLMDVAGTIAAERDGIVHAVHIVQVPDQTPLNRADAVTDRIGVESQKLLDRASERFADTDVEVETTTVVSHRAFEEIFDAARRYDADTVVMGWGEDRPWAAGRAERPIDELTHDLPCDFLVLNERDFDASRILLPTAGGPDSDLSAEVARTFADATGADVEVLHVVDDDSERESGEEFLASWAADHDLSDADLVVDTSGDVEDAIARAATDRSLLLIGATERGLLSRLVERSLVFNVVDEVECSVLLAERPTKRTLRERLFGLEK encoded by the coding sequence GTGAGCGACGAAGAACTCGCCAAGGACCTCGGACTGGTCTCGGCGCTGACGATCGGCATCGGGACGATGATCGGCGCCGGCATCTTCGTCCTGCCCGGCGTCGCCGCCCAGGAGGCCGGCCCGGTCGTGGTGATCTCGTTCGTCATCGGCGGACTGATCGCGATGGTGAACGCTCTGGCGGTGAGCGAACTCGGGACGGCGATGCCGAAGGCGGGCGGCGGCTATTACTACATCAATCGCGGACTCGGCCCCGCGGCTGGCTCGATCTCTGGGCTCGGCGACTGGATGGGGCTGGCATTCGCCTCTGCCTTTTACTGTATCGGCTTCGGCGGCTACCTGACCGGCATGCTCGAGGGGACGATGTTCGCGTTTCCGACGCTGGACTTCGTCCTGTTTTCGGTGACCGACATCCAGATCGGTGCGCTGATCGCCGGCATCCTCTTCGTCGGCGTCAACTACATCGGCGCGAAGGAAACCGGCGGCATCCAGACCGTCATCGTCACCCTGCTCCTGCTCATCTTGACCGTCTTCGCCGCCGCCGGGCTCTTCCAGTTCGAGTGGTCGACGCTCATGACGGACGGCCCGGCCCCGCTGGGATACGGCGAGATCCTCCCCGCGACGGCGCTGGTCTTCGTCTCCTTCCTCGGCTACGCGAAGATCGCGACCGTCGCCGAGGAACTCAAAAACCCCGGCCGCAACCTGCCGATCGCCGTCATCGGCAGCGTCGCCATCGTGACGGTCATCTACGCCGTGCTCGTCGGCCTGATGGTCGGCATCGTCCCGTGGGACACGCTCTCGGACGAGACGCCGGTCTCGCAGGTCGCAGAGCATAGTTTCGCCGGCATTCCGGTTCTCGAAGTCGTGGGCGTCGGAACGATCTCGTTGGCCGCGCTGCTCGCGACGGCCTCATCGGCCAACGCGTCGATCCTCTCGTCGGCCCGGATCAACTTCGCGATGGGCCGGGACAAGCTCGTCAGCGACGAGTTAAACGAGATCCACCCGCGCTACGCGACGCCGTATCGCTCGATCGCGCTGACCGGCGCGCTCATCATCCTCTTCATCGTCGCGCTGGGACAGAGCTTAGAAATCCTCGCCTCCGCGGCGAGCGTCCTCCACCTCATCGTCTACGCGCTGATGAACCTCGCACTGATCGCGTTTCGCGAGGCGGACGTGCCCGAGTACGATCCCGACTTCCACGTGCCGTTCTACCCGATCACGCCCATCGTCGGCGCGACCCTCTCGCTCGGGTTGATCTACTTCATGGATTTCGAGGTGATCGCGCTCAGCTTCGCGTTCGTCGTCGGTTCGCTCGCCTGGTACTGGTTCTACGCGAGAGAGCACACGACCGTTCAGGGCGTCCTGAGCGAGCACGTCCTCGAACGCGCCGACGAGATGCCCGACGCAGCCGTCACCGCGGTCGAAAAGGCGAGTCCGGAAGTGGCTGGCCCGCACCGAGTGATGGTTCCGCTCTCGAACCCGCGGACGGAAGAGACGCTGATGGACGTCGCGGGGACGATCGCCGCGGAACGCGACGGCATCGTCCACGCCGTCCACATCGTCCAGGTGCCCGACCAGACGCCGCTCAACCGCGCCGACGCCGTCACCGACCGCATCGGTGTCGAATCACAGAAGCTGCTCGATCGCGCCAGCGAACGGTTCGCGGACACCGACGTGGAGGTGGAGACGACGACCGTCGTCTCCCACCGCGCGTTCGAGGAGATCTTCGACGCCGCGCGCCGCTACGACGCCGACACCGTCGTCATGGGCTGGGGCGAGGACCGACCGTGGGCCGCGGGCCGCGCCGAGCGACCGATCGACGAACTCACCCACGACCTGCCGTGTGACTTCCTCGTGTTGAACGAACGCGACTTCGACGCCTCGCGCATCCTGCTGCCGACCGCAGGCGGCCCCGATTCGGATCTCAGCGCGGAAGTCGCCCGGACGTTCGCGGACGCGACCGGCGCGGATGTCGAGGTACTACACGTCGTCGACGACGACTCCGAGCGCGAGTCGGGCGAGGAATTCCTTGCATCTTGGGCGGCCGATCACGACCTCTCAGATGCGGACCTGGTAGTCGACACCTCGGGCGACGTCGAAGATGCGATCGCCCGGGCGGCGACCGATCGGTCGCTGTTGCTCATCGGCGCGACCGAACGCGGACTGCTCTCGCGGCTGGTCGAACGCTCGCTCGTCTTCAACGTGGTCGACGAGGTCGAGTGTTCCGTGCTACTGGCCGAACGACCGACCAAGCGGACGCTCCGCGAGCGGCTGTTCGGCCTCGAGAAGTAG
- a CDS encoding universal stress protein produces the protein MALFPHLLVPVASEEDARATSAALSPHLDDIRRITAVHVIEKAGGGIDKAPMDKRRADAAAFLSIVDEKIGDRVAVETDAYFGTDTVETLFDAAEETGADAIAFRARGGSRIARLLAGDVSTNLVTDPRVPVISLPNPQR, from the coding sequence ATGGCGCTCTTTCCCCACCTGTTAGTCCCGGTCGCCTCCGAGGAAGACGCGCGAGCGACCAGTGCGGCGCTCTCGCCGCACCTCGACGATATCAGACGAATCACGGCCGTCCACGTCATCGAGAAGGCGGGCGGCGGCATCGACAAGGCGCCGATGGACAAGCGAAGGGCGGATGCGGCCGCCTTCCTCTCGATCGTCGACGAGAAAATCGGCGATCGCGTCGCGGTCGAGACGGACGCCTACTTCGGGACCGACACCGTCGAAACGCTCTTCGACGCGGCCGAAGAGACCGGCGCCGACGCGATCGCCTTTCGCGCCCGCGGCGGCAGTCGAATCGCCAGGCTGCTCGCCGGCGACGTCTCGACGAACCTCGTGACCGATCCGCGAGTTCCGGTGATCTCGCTGCCGAACCCACAGCGGTGA